From Candidatus Methylacidiphilales bacterium, one genomic window encodes:
- a CDS encoding UbiX family flavin prenyltransferase → MKCVVAITGASGSIYAQRLLQNLDQPGHEVHVVLSSHAHEVAKCELDGLKIPEKFPVYDDQSMQVPFVSGSSKIASMVIVPCSMGTVGRIAYGYSDSTITRAADVFLKEKRKLILVPRETPWNLIHARNIVTVIEAGAIVLPAIPSYYGRPRTVEEVADTVVARILDHLGVENDLVKRWKVQREGRED, encoded by the coding sequence GTGAAATGCGTTGTCGCCATCACCGGGGCGAGCGGCTCGATCTACGCCCAACGGCTTTTGCAAAACCTGGATCAGCCGGGTCATGAGGTGCATGTGGTCCTCAGCAGTCATGCACACGAAGTGGCAAAATGCGAACTGGACGGGCTGAAAATTCCGGAAAAATTTCCCGTCTATGACGACCAGAGCATGCAGGTGCCGTTTGTCAGCGGTTCCTCAAAAATCGCCAGCATGGTGATAGTTCCGTGCTCGATGGGCACGGTCGGACGGATCGCGTACGGCTATTCCGACAGCACAATCACCCGCGCTGCGGATGTTTTTTTGAAAGAGAAAAGGAAATTGATTCTGGTGCCGCGTGAGACGCCTTGGAATCTGATTCACGCGCGCAACATCGTCACTGTGATCGAAGCGGGGGCGATTGTTCTGCCCGCCATTCCATCCTACTACGGCCGGCCCCGGACTGTGGAAGAGGTGGCGGATACGGTTGTCGCTCGCATCCTGGATCATCTCGGAGTTGAAAATGACCTCGTCAAGCGCTGGAAAGTTCAGCGCGAGGGGCGGGAGGATTAG
- a CDS encoding ImmA/IrrE family metallo-endopeptidase yields the protein MSTDPRTFKAPFIDQQQCWNEADRFRQQYWSSGEIPVDVLAIAEFDLNLEIRTITGLKENADVDALLLGDWTTLIVDQQQYLDDRFINRLRFSIAHELGHYVLHEEVFKAIPRGNSDEWIVFMQDMPDKEYGLLEYHANEFAGRFLVPIDSLKTEFENVLSEVEQNGMARHNLSDAHLSYLCIPLARRFAVSEEVIERRLTREKLWPL from the coding sequence ATGTCAACAGACCCTCGGACCTTCAAAGCCCCCTTCATTGACCAGCAGCAGTGTTGGAATGAAGCCGATAGATTCAGACAGCAATACTGGTCTTCCGGCGAGATTCCAGTGGATGTTTTGGCCATAGCCGAATTCGATCTCAATCTTGAAATCAGAACCATTACAGGCCTGAAAGAAAATGCCGACGTGGATGCCCTTTTATTGGGGGACTGGACGACCCTCATCGTGGATCAGCAGCAGTATCTGGACGATCGGTTTATCAATCGGCTACGGTTCAGCATTGCTCACGAGCTAGGTCATTATGTCCTGCACGAAGAGGTTTTTAAGGCAATACCACGAGGGAACTCGGATGAGTGGATTGTATTTATGCAAGATATGCCCGACAAGGAATATGGCTTACTGGAGTATCATGCGAATGAGTTCGCAGGCCGCTTTCTGGTTCCAATCGATAGTCTGAAGACGGAATTTGAGAATGTTCTCTCTGAAGTGGAGCAAAACGGCATGGCTCGTCACAATCTCAGTGATGCACATCTGTCCTATCTCTGCATCCCACTAGCTAGGCGCTTTGCCGTTTCGGAGGAGGTGATTGAACGCAGGCTAACTCGTGAAAAGCTCTGGCCGTTATAG
- a CDS encoding helix-turn-helix transcriptional regulator, which translates to MNTPHQNFASFFRALRKERRITLRAFCEKAGADPGNISRMERRAIPPPQDREILTRYAKALNLAKGSDEWYLFFDLAAADRGIIPQDLMEDEELVKELPAFFRTLRGQKPTEAEMRKVIEKIRKS; encoded by the coding sequence ATGAACACCCCACATCAGAATTTCGCTTCGTTTTTCAGGGCACTGCGAAAGGAAAGACGAATTACTTTACGAGCCTTCTGCGAGAAAGCAGGGGCCGATCCAGGTAACATCAGCCGTATGGAGCGGAGAGCTATACCTCCGCCTCAGGATAGAGAAATCCTTACGCGATATGCCAAGGCTTTGAATTTAGCGAAAGGCAGCGACGAATGGTATCTATTCTTCGATCTCGCAGCCGCCGATCGAGGCATCATTCCACAAGACCTCATGGAGGATGAAGAGTTGGTGAAGGAGCTGCCTGCATTTTTTAGAACACTCCGAGGGCAGAAACCTACAGAAGCCGAGATGCGGAAGGTCATTGAGAAGATTCGAAAAAGTTAA
- a CDS encoding type II toxin-antitoxin system death-on-curing family toxin, protein MSATPENCFHLSVEIVHEIHAEAITRFGGSEGVRDVALLESAVAAPQASFGGKSPYKDLGEVAAAYLFYLCRNHPFIDGNKRTALGACIVFLRLNEIEPKTDGPDWEELVLAVASSAIDRDETTRWLRKLLPKHA, encoded by the coding sequence ATGAGCGCCACGCCGGAGAATTGTTTCCACCTCAGCGTCGAAATCGTACATGAAATTCATGCCGAGGCCATCACTAGATTTGGAGGATCGGAAGGTGTGCGGGATGTAGCCTTGCTGGAATCGGCAGTGGCCGCGCCACAAGCAAGCTTTGGCGGAAAGTCACCCTACAAGGACTTGGGCGAAGTAGCGGCAGCCTATCTGTTCTATCTGTGCCGGAACCACCCCTTCATTGACGGAAACAAACGGACGGCACTGGGCGCATGCATCGTGTTTTTGCGGCTCAACGAAATCGAACCGAAAACTGATGGCCCGGATTGGGAAGAACTCGTGCTCGCAGTGGCATCCAGCGCGATTGATCGCGACGAAACCACCAGATGGCTGCGAAAACTTCTGCCGAAACACGCTTGA
- a CDS encoding serine hydrolase, whose amino-acid sequence MSPKISANTASIQQTIQSLLQQLIADGTERGMQVAAYCEGRLVVDAWAGIANHQTGMTVDGDTLFPVFSVSKGLAATVVHRLVERGELSYDSPIAEIWPEFTAHGKERITLRQGLSHTAGLPYMPKGIGYAELADWKRMCAAIAGLTPAWTPGSRAQYHAITYGWIVGEPACRATGHSFPDLLQEEIVKPLGMEAMYLGIPDQVESRVALLEDYNKEFVPPDDTQPQSIPGWTQPLHTMMNRPDMWHACLPATTGIMSARALARHYAALLPGGVDGVELLPPERVFEATAWQKLDAPAKGYSDKLLGYQPVGEFEPGRKVARFGHGGHGGAIGFADLERRLAVAVTKNLFNKHDSTGRILLELDKAFPGKE is encoded by the coding sequence ATGAGCCCCAAAATTTCCGCCAATACCGCTTCGATCCAGCAGACGATCCAATCCCTTTTGCAACAACTGATCGCCGATGGCACGGAACGCGGCATGCAGGTTGCCGCGTATTGCGAGGGTCGGCTTGTCGTGGATGCATGGGCCGGTATCGCCAATCATCAAACCGGCATGACCGTGGACGGCGACACGCTATTCCCGGTTTTTTCCGTCAGCAAAGGGCTGGCGGCAACGGTTGTTCACCGCCTTGTGGAGCGCGGCGAGCTGTCCTACGACAGTCCAATTGCCGAGATATGGCCCGAATTCACGGCACATGGGAAAGAACGCATTACGCTGCGCCAGGGGCTGAGCCATACCGCCGGGCTGCCCTATATGCCCAAGGGAATCGGGTATGCCGAACTGGCGGATTGGAAGCGCATGTGTGCGGCCATCGCGGGCCTAACACCAGCGTGGACTCCGGGAAGCCGTGCCCAATATCATGCAATCACCTATGGCTGGATCGTGGGCGAACCCGCGTGTCGTGCCACCGGGCATTCGTTTCCGGATTTGTTGCAGGAGGAAATTGTCAAGCCTCTCGGCATGGAGGCGATGTATCTGGGCATTCCGGATCAAGTCGAATCACGCGTGGCGCTGCTGGAGGACTATAATAAGGAGTTTGTCCCGCCTGATGACACACAGCCGCAATCGATCCCCGGTTGGACGCAGCCATTGCACACGATGATGAATCGGCCTGACATGTGGCATGCCTGCCTTCCCGCAACCACCGGCATCATGAGCGCCCGTGCGCTGGCGCGCCACTATGCCGCCTTATTGCCGGGTGGAGTGGATGGCGTGGAATTGCTCCCGCCTGAGAGGGTATTTGAGGCAACGGCCTGGCAGAAACTGGATGCGCCGGCCAAAGGGTATTCCGACAAGTTGCTAGGCTATCAACCGGTTGGGGAATTTGAGCCGGGCCGTAAGGTCGCGAGGTTTGGGCATGGAGGCCACGGCGGCGCGATTGGGTTTGCGGACCTCGAACGCAGGCTGGCCGTGGCGGTGACAAAAAATCTTTTCAACAAGCATGACAGCACCGGCAGAATATTGCTTGAATTGGACAAGGCCTTTCCAGGGAAGGAATGA
- a CDS encoding sigma factor codes for MPTADSSAALPPSRETPRVIEHLFRHEWGKMVATLTHIFGVEHLGLAEDVVQEALARALQTWPYYGVPENPSAWIMRASRNLALDVLRRKKVFRDKEAEITLLMEQTGSDEMVFSEDEIRDDRLRMMFVCCHPLIPGEAQAALALKTLCGFSPGEIAQAFLTTEAAIAKRLTRAKQNIHEARIPFEIPAGAELAQRLDGVLQSLYLLFNEGYKASSGEKLVREEICHEAIRLTGLLAEHPAGNQPRTHALLALMLFSAARIPTRVDGEGNLLRLQEQDRTQWDWPMIARGMVHFSQSAVGGEIAEYHLQAGIAACHCSAKDYESTDWPKILSLYDHLLEFDNSPVVALNRAIVVANIEGPEAGLAAIDAIQDRKKLNSYYLLHAVLGEFEARLNHSETAAGHFQKSLQLAGIKSERIFLYKKLQACEEQTDAMKLRAM; via the coding sequence ATGCCGACTGCAGATTCCAGCGCAGCGTTGCCGCCGTCCCGGGAAACTCCCCGGGTGATCGAGCATTTGTTCCGGCATGAATGGGGAAAGATGGTTGCGACTCTGACGCACATTTTTGGCGTGGAGCATCTGGGGTTGGCGGAGGACGTGGTCCAGGAAGCGCTCGCCCGTGCATTGCAGACCTGGCCCTATTACGGTGTCCCGGAAAATCCTTCCGCGTGGATCATGCGGGCTTCCCGAAACCTGGCGCTGGATGTGCTGCGGCGCAAAAAAGTTTTTCGCGACAAGGAGGCCGAAATCACCCTTTTGATGGAACAAACCGGTTCAGACGAAATGGTTTTCAGCGAGGATGAAATCAGGGACGACCGTTTGCGGATGATGTTCGTGTGCTGCCATCCGCTCATTCCGGGAGAGGCGCAGGCCGCGCTGGCATTGAAAACCCTTTGCGGTTTCAGCCCGGGCGAAATCGCGCAAGCTTTCCTGACAACCGAGGCGGCGATTGCAAAGCGCTTGACGCGGGCGAAACAAAATATTCACGAAGCCCGGATACCCTTCGAGATTCCTGCGGGCGCAGAGTTGGCGCAGCGGTTGGACGGAGTTTTGCAATCGCTCTACCTGCTCTTCAACGAAGGTTATAAGGCTTCCAGCGGTGAAAAATTGGTTCGTGAGGAAATATGCCACGAAGCCATCCGGCTGACGGGCTTGCTGGCGGAACATCCGGCTGGGAACCAGCCCAGGACGCACGCATTGCTGGCGCTGATGTTATTTAGCGCCGCGCGCATTCCAACGCGGGTGGATGGGGAGGGGAACCTGCTCCGGCTCCAGGAGCAGGACCGCACGCAATGGGATTGGCCGATGATCGCGCGCGGCATGGTTCATTTTTCACAATCGGCTGTGGGTGGCGAGATCGCCGAGTATCATCTCCAGGCAGGCATAGCCGCCTGCCACTGCTCGGCGAAGGATTACGAATCCACGGATTGGCCGAAAATTTTGTCACTGTATGATCATCTGCTTGAATTCGATAATTCGCCGGTCGTTGCCCTCAATCGTGCCATTGTGGTGGCAAATATCGAGGGGCCGGAAGCAGGTCTTGCTGCGATTGACGCCATCCAAGATAGGAAGAAGTTGAATTCATATTATTTGCTTCATGCAGTATTGGGCGAATTTGAGGCGCGGCTGAATCATTCGGAAACCGCTGCGGGTCATTTCCAAAAATCGCTGCAACTGGCCGGAATCAAGTCGGAGCGAATATTTCTGTACAAAAAACTCCAGGCGTGTGAAGAGCAAACCGACGCAATGAAGCTCAGGGCCATGTAA
- a CDS encoding VOC family protein, translating into MNAKNKHHPEKIETYLFFNGKCEEALEFYGKALGAKVNFVMHYKESPEPCPSGRLPSGWENKVMHASFEIGATTLMASDGCGDGPKFAGFSLSVSAATEAEADRYFAALSDGGEVQMPLGKTFYSPRFGMVTDRFGVLWMVIVPAASTCA; encoded by the coding sequence ATGAACGCAAAAAATAAACATCATCCTGAAAAAATTGAGACCTACCTGTTCTTCAACGGCAAATGTGAGGAGGCCCTCGAGTTCTATGGCAAGGCGCTCGGCGCGAAAGTGAACTTCGTCATGCATTACAAGGAAAGCCCGGAACCGTGCCCGTCCGGCAGGCTGCCGTCGGGCTGGGAGAACAAAGTGATGCACGCCTCGTTCGAGATAGGAGCGACCACACTCATGGCCTCCGACGGCTGCGGGGATGGTCCCAAGTTCGCCGGCTTTTCACTCTCCGTCAGCGCAGCCACGGAAGCCGAGGCCGACCGGTATTTCGCCGCACTGAGCGACGGGGGAGAGGTGCAGATGCCGCTGGGCAAGACCTTTTATTCGCCGCGCTTCGGCATGGTCACCGACCGTTTCGGCGTGTTGTGGATGGTCATCGTGCCTGCGGCTTCAACGTGCGCATAA
- a CDS encoding SRPBCC family protein: MTTHTIRLHRVLRTTPERVYRAFLDADAKAKWLPPNGFTGKVHHLDARIGGTYKMSFTNFTTGKCHSFGGEYLELTPHERIRYTDKFDDPNLPGEIQVTITLKKVSVGTELNIVQEGVPSVIPAEACYLGWQESLALLAKLVEAEIPD, encoded by the coding sequence ATGACAACGCACACCATCCGCCTCCACCGCGTCCTTCGAACGACACCTGAGAGGGTCTATCGGGCATTCCTTGATGCGGACGCAAAGGCCAAATGGCTTCCTCCGAACGGCTTTACCGGCAAGGTGCACCATCTGGATGCGAGGATCGGCGGCACCTACAAGATGTCGTTCACGAATTTCACCACCGGGAAGTGCCATTCCTTTGGTGGAGAATATCTCGAACTGACCCCGCACGAACGCATTCGCTACACCGACAAATTTGACGACCCTAACTTGCCAGGGGAGATTCAGGTGACGATTACCTTGAAGAAGGTATCTGTCGGTACGGAGTTGAACATTGTCCAGGAGGGGGTGCCCAGTGTCATCCCGGCAGAGGCATGCTATCTTGGCTGGCAGGAATCACTTGCCCTTCTGGCGAAGCTGGTCGAGGCGGAAATCCCGGATTAA
- a CDS encoding YciI family protein: MTTQTNTSEYMLLFRGTTCNKGLSPEETQKVLNRFMGWFETLKTQGKLKAGQPLMPEGKIVSGANGRTVVDGPFAESKEAIGGYFLLSVADFDEAVAIARQCPTLEFGLSVEVRAIAEECPTMRANREALAELAQA, encoded by the coding sequence ATGACGACACAGACAAACACATCCGAATACATGCTGCTATTCCGTGGCACAACTTGCAACAAGGGCCTCTCTCCCGAGGAAACCCAGAAGGTCTTGAACCGGTTCATGGGCTGGTTTGAAACCCTGAAGACTCAGGGAAAATTAAAGGCCGGACAGCCGCTGATGCCCGAAGGCAAAATCGTATCCGGCGCGAACGGCCGCACGGTTGTTGACGGTCCCTTCGCGGAATCCAAGGAAGCCATTGGCGGTTATTTTCTGCTGAGCGTTGCGGATTTTGACGAGGCGGTGGCCATCGCCAGGCAATGCCCAACCCTTGAATTTGGATTGAGCGTGGAGGTCCGGGCCATTGCGGAGGAGTGTCCCACCATGCGGGCCAATCGCGAGGCTCTGGCCGAACTCGCCCAGGCCTGA
- a CDS encoding DNA-3-methyladenine glycosylase I has protein sequence MPVKTQKDKNEKKRCSWCLSDPLYIRYHDEEWGRPVHDDKLLFEFLVLESFQAGLSWFIVLKKRENFRKAFAGFDANKVAKFDSKKAEALMQDAGIIRNRLKIEAAINNAKRFLEIQKEFGSFDRYVWSFVGGNTVVNKPKTLKDLRPTSPISDAMSKDMGARGFKFRGSTICYAFMQAVGLVDDHLSDCWRKKRC, from the coding sequence ATGCCAGTCAAAACCCAAAAGGACAAAAACGAAAAGAAACGCTGTTCGTGGTGTTTGAGCGATCCCCTTTACATCCGGTATCACGACGAGGAATGGGGCCGGCCGGTACATGACGACAAACTGCTTTTTGAATTTCTCGTGCTGGAAAGTTTCCAGGCGGGCCTGAGCTGGTTCATCGTGCTCAAAAAGCGGGAAAACTTCCGCAAAGCCTTCGCGGGTTTCGACGCAAACAAGGTCGCAAAGTTCGACTCAAAAAAAGCGGAGGCCTTGATGCAGGATGCGGGCATCATTCGGAACCGCTTAAAAATCGAGGCGGCCATCAACAACGCAAAGCGCTTCCTGGAAATCCAAAAGGAATTTGGTTCCTTCGACCGCTATGTCTGGAGTTTCGTGGGCGGCAATACCGTGGTGAACAAACCCAAAACCCTCAAGGACCTGCGCCCCACCTCTCCAATCTCCGACGCCATGAGCAAGGACATGGGCGCGCGCGGATTCAAATTCCGCGGCAGCACGATTTGTTATGCCTTCATGCAGGCCGTCGGGCTGGTGGACGACCATCTCAGCGATTGTTGGCGGAAGAAACGCTGTTGA
- a CDS encoding UbiD family decarboxylase, with amino-acid sequence MAYDSMREFVAALESAGELLRISEPLDTNLEIAALADLEMKKPGGGKALLIEKPTVNGVVSSFPLLINAFGSWKRMALSLGTVSVDAVAAELGSLMQARPPTSFGETIKLLGQALELRHARPKTVKSGPCKEVIRKFDVSSVPFSGNWPPAPSLDTSALKPDALPFATLLDLPILKCWPLDAGRFVTLPCVVTQDPDTGARNVGMYRIQIYDDHTTGMHWQLQKVAARHGRRYYETGTRMPVAIFIGGDPAFTFAATAPLPDGLDEFLLAGYLRKKSVELVKCETNDLEVPANADFVIEGYVDTKEPLREEGPFGDHTGYYTLPEPYPVFHITAITHRKDAVYPATIVGIPPMEDFYIGGASAKIFLPIFKMNFPEIVDIALPAEGVFHNLVIVSIKKTYPMQAYKVMHGLWGMGQMMFSKYIVVVDHDVDVHNTSEVLFRLCANTDPQRDSMITKGPADVLDHATTEMAIGSKLGIDATHKLPGEGHKRGWPPIIKMDEAVKAKMEKLLDLR; translated from the coding sequence ATGGCCTACGACTCCATGCGTGAATTTGTTGCGGCGCTTGAATCCGCCGGGGAACTGCTCCGGATTTCGGAACCGCTGGATACAAATCTGGAGATTGCCGCCCTGGCCGATTTGGAAATGAAAAAGCCTGGCGGTGGAAAGGCGCTTCTGATTGAGAAACCCACTGTCAACGGCGTGGTCTCGTCATTCCCGCTGCTTATCAATGCCTTCGGCTCCTGGAAGCGCATGGCTCTTTCGCTGGGAACGGTGTCTGTCGATGCCGTTGCCGCGGAACTCGGTTCGTTGATGCAGGCCAGGCCGCCCACGTCCTTCGGCGAAACGATCAAGCTTCTCGGCCAGGCCCTTGAGCTCCGACACGCCAGGCCCAAAACCGTCAAAAGCGGCCCGTGCAAGGAAGTGATCCGCAAGTTTGATGTTTCAAGTGTTCCGTTTTCAGGAAACTGGCCGCCCGCTCCTTCACTTGATACTTCAGCCCTAAAACCTGATGCTTTGCCGTTTGCGACATTGTTAGACCTGCCCATCCTGAAATGCTGGCCGCTCGACGCCGGGCGTTTTGTTACACTGCCCTGTGTCGTGACTCAGGATCCCGACACCGGCGCGCGCAACGTCGGCATGTATCGCATCCAGATTTACGACGACCACACGACCGGCATGCACTGGCAGCTCCAGAAAGTCGCCGCCCGGCATGGCCGCCGCTATTATGAAACGGGGACGCGCATGCCGGTTGCGATTTTTATCGGCGGCGATCCGGCTTTTACCTTTGCCGCCACCGCGCCGCTGCCCGACGGTCTGGATGAATTTCTATTGGCGGGTTATTTGCGAAAAAAATCAGTCGAACTCGTGAAGTGCGAGACAAATGATCTGGAAGTACCCGCCAATGCGGATTTTGTGATTGAAGGCTACGTGGATACCAAGGAGCCGTTGCGCGAGGAAGGGCCGTTTGGCGATCACACGGGATATTACACCTTGCCCGAGCCCTATCCGGTTTTTCATATCACTGCCATCACGCATCGGAAGGACGCCGTGTATCCGGCCACCATCGTTGGAATTCCGCCAATGGAGGATTTTTACATCGGCGGCGCGTCGGCGAAGATTTTTCTCCCGATTTTCAAAATGAATTTTCCGGAGATTGTGGATATTGCGCTGCCTGCGGAGGGTGTCTTTCACAACCTTGTGATTGTGAGCATCAAAAAGACCTATCCGATGCAGGCCTACAAAGTCATGCATGGCCTCTGGGGCATGGGACAGATGATGTTCAGCAAATACATCGTGGTGGTGGACCACGACGTGGACGTGCACAACACCAGCGAAGTGCTGTTCCGTCTCTGCGCGAACACCGATCCGCAACGGGACAGCATGATCACCAAAGGCCCGGCCGATGTGCTGGACCATGCCACCACCGAAATGGCGATTGGCTCCAAGCTCGGGATCGACGCGACTCATAAGCTGCCTGGCGAAGGCCACAAGCGCGGGTGGCCGCCTATTATAAAAATGGATGAAGCGGTGAAGGCAAAGATGGAAAAATTACTGGATCTGCGATAA
- the tadA gene encoding tRNA adenosine(34) deaminase TadA, translating to METGLRMFDDPYFMDEALRQAKKAQAKGEVPIGAIIVRGHEILGRAYNQVELLHDATAHAEMLALTQAQAALGDWRLNECTLYVTKEPCPMCAGAMVLCRVGRVVIGVTDPKYGAAGGAVNLLQFEGWNHRCEIQTGVGAEESKRLLQDFFKVQRATAREKPEPGLGNGNGHRETNG from the coding sequence ATGGAAACTGGACTCCGCATGTTCGACGACCCTTATTTCATGGATGAAGCCTTGCGCCAGGCGAAGAAAGCGCAGGCCAAAGGCGAGGTGCCGATAGGCGCCATTATAGTACGCGGCCATGAAATTCTCGGGCGCGCGTACAATCAGGTCGAGCTGTTGCACGATGCGACGGCCCATGCCGAAATGCTGGCCTTGACCCAGGCCCAAGCTGCCTTGGGGGATTGGCGCCTCAACGAATGCACGCTCTATGTCACGAAAGAACCCTGCCCGATGTGCGCCGGCGCCATGGTGCTGTGCCGCGTGGGCCGGGTGGTCATCGGTGTGACGGACCCAAAATATGGCGCGGCCGGCGGGGCGGTCAATTTACTGCAGTTCGAAGGTTGGAATCATCGCTGCGAGATCCAGACGGGTGTCGGCGCGGAGGAAAGCAAACGCTTGTTGCAGGATTTTTTCAAAGTACAACGGGCCACCGCCAGGGAAAAGCCCGAACCGGGCCTTGGCAACGGTAACGGTCATCGCGAAACGAACGGATAA
- a CDS encoding outer membrane beta-barrel protein: MKTSVLSISLWISLGLTALCRAGTTLPDAGGVDKVGAPTRSSSAPPAVALQESLKKPAWLSEASITVKGFYDSNVFLSSAQGTTSKPIANRGSFGTSITPKVDFNFVPLLGLSKDDKCIQTFSLSYAPEIVNYEAEPGEDYTAHRFSGQIAGSLAPFSYNLANNLNYIDGNRDTVQYTTLSALATVATRERREQINDKGRFSLRYDLGDWFLRPVASWCYYDMLTRQQYGAGCQGWQNYEDRYDVNGGLDVGYQLTPAFAVTTSYRYGHNYQAIFPWSGVNSSNDYQRVLGGIEGQPWKWLKLDVQCGPDFRQFGPSVQPGHDRSDTKLFVDGSATISLTSVDTLSLKVKQWEFVSSTGTASYYDVLYDLSYRRKLLSNLTGTVGFQALDWHYDIPTSRDDWEFVYSAGLQYDLNDHFSLLADYSFSRGANGIESSNCIGREFDRHVVSFGVKSKF; the protein is encoded by the coding sequence TTGAAAACATCAGTTCTATCGATTTCACTCTGGATTTCTTTGGGGTTAACCGCTCTTTGCCGCGCTGGCACAACTCTCCCGGATGCCGGTGGCGTTGACAAGGTCGGAGCTCCAACACGTTCGTCGAGCGCGCCCCCCGCTGTCGCCCTCCAGGAAAGCCTGAAAAAACCGGCCTGGCTGAGCGAGGCCTCGATTACCGTCAAGGGCTTTTACGACAGCAATGTTTTCCTGAGCAGCGCCCAGGGTACAACATCCAAACCCATCGCAAACCGCGGTTCCTTCGGCACTTCGATCACCCCCAAAGTGGATTTCAACTTCGTTCCTTTGCTTGGCCTGTCCAAGGACGACAAATGCATTCAAACCTTCTCGCTGTCCTATGCGCCGGAGATTGTGAATTACGAGGCCGAGCCCGGCGAAGATTACACGGCGCACCGCTTTTCCGGTCAGATCGCCGGATCGTTGGCGCCATTTTCATACAATCTGGCCAACAACCTGAATTACATCGACGGAAACCGCGACACGGTACAATACACAACGCTCAGCGCCCTGGCCACCGTGGCGACACGCGAGCGCCGCGAGCAAATCAATGACAAGGGCAGGTTTTCGCTGCGTTATGACCTGGGAGACTGGTTTTTGCGCCCGGTCGCATCGTGGTGTTATTACGACATGCTCACACGTCAGCAATATGGTGCTGGCTGCCAGGGTTGGCAGAATTATGAAGACCGTTATGATGTGAACGGCGGCTTGGACGTTGGCTATCAACTCACTCCCGCCTTTGCTGTGACGACAAGTTATCGTTATGGCCATAATTACCAGGCCATTTTTCCGTGGAGCGGCGTCAACAGCAGCAACGATTACCAGCGCGTACTGGGCGGAATCGAGGGGCAGCCGTGGAAATGGTTGAAGCTCGACGTGCAATGCGGGCCGGATTTCAGGCAATTTGGCCCATCGGTGCAACCGGGCCACGACCGGAGTGATACAAAGCTGTTTGTCGATGGCAGCGCCACGATCAGCCTCACTTCGGTCGATACGCTGTCGCTCAAGGTCAAGCAATGGGAGTTTGTTTCCAGCACGGGAACAGCATCCTACTACGATGTTCTCTACGACCTGTCCTACCGGCGTAAGCTACTCTCGAACCTGACAGGTACTGTGGGCTTCCAGGCATTGGACTGGCACTATGACATTCCGACGTCGCGTGATGATTGGGAATTCGTGTATTCAGCCGGACTGCAATATGACTTGAATGATCACTTCAGCCTCCTGGCGGACTATTCGTTTAGCCGTGGGGCCAATGGCATTGAATCTTCGAATTGTATCGGGCGCGAGTTTGACCGGCATGTGGTTTCGTTCGGCGTCAAAAGCAAGTTTTGA